One genomic region from Lusitaniella coriacea LEGE 07157 encodes:
- the chlP gene encoding geranylgeranyl reductase, whose translation MVLRVAVVGGGPAGSSAAEVLAKAGIETYLFERKLDNAKPCGGAIPLCMVSEFDLPPEIIDRRVRNMKMISPSNNEVDINIVKPDEYIGMCRREVLDGFLRDRAAKLGANLINGTVYQLDIPTNQTDPYTLHYADHSNGDAKGIMKTLKVDVVIGADGANSRIAKAIEAGDYNYAIAFQERIRLPDHKMAYYENLAEMYVGNDVSPDFYAWVFPKYDHVAVGTGTMKVNKAIIKDLQVGIRTRAARKLEGGEIIKVEAHPIPEHPRPRRVRGRVALVGDAAGTVTKSSGEGIYFAAKSARMCAETIVETSNGGQHIPTENDLKLYLKRWDKKYGMTYKVLDLLQTVFYRSDATREAFVEMCADKDVQRLTFDSYLYKTVVPANPLVQMKITAKTLGSLLRGSALAP comes from the coding sequence TTGGTACTAAGGGTTGCTGTTGTTGGTGGAGGTCCTGCTGGCTCCTCAGCCGCCGAAGTCCTCGCAAAAGCGGGAATTGAAACCTACTTGTTCGAGCGCAAGCTCGACAATGCCAAACCCTGTGGCGGTGCAATTCCTCTTTGTATGGTGAGCGAGTTCGACCTTCCTCCAGAAATTATCGATCGGCGAGTGAGAAACATGAAAATGATCTCACCCTCCAATAATGAAGTTGATATTAATATTGTCAAGCCCGATGAATACATTGGGATGTGCCGTCGGGAAGTTCTAGATGGGTTTTTGCGCGATCGCGCGGCAAAACTCGGTGCCAATTTAATCAATGGAACCGTTTACCAACTCGACATTCCCACCAATCAAACCGACCCCTACACCCTGCACTACGCCGACCACTCCAACGGCGATGCCAAGGGGATTATGAAGACCTTAAAGGTTGATGTGGTGATTGGGGCAGATGGGGCAAACTCTCGCATTGCCAAAGCCATCGAAGCGGGAGATTATAATTACGCGATCGCGTTCCAAGAGCGAATTCGCCTCCCAGACCACAAAATGGCGTACTACGAAAACCTTGCGGAAATGTACGTTGGCAACGATGTTTCCCCCGACTTCTACGCTTGGGTCTTCCCCAAATACGACCACGTTGCAGTGGGAACGGGAACGATGAAGGTCAACAAAGCGATCATTAAAGACCTGCAAGTGGGAATTCGTACCCGCGCCGCGCGCAAGCTAGAAGGGGGCGAAATCATCAAGGTTGAAGCCCACCCCATTCCCGAACATCCTCGTCCTCGTCGCGTCCGGGGTCGCGTTGCCCTCGTTGGCGATGCCGCCGGAACCGTGACCAAATCCTCCGGAGAAGGCATTTACTTTGCCGCCAAATCCGCGCGGATGTGTGCTGAAACCATTGTCGAAACCAGCAATGGCGGTCAGCACATTCCCACAGAGAACGATCTCAAGCTTTACCTCAAGCGTTGGGACAAAAAATATGGTATGACTTATAAAGTCCTCGATCTCTTGCAAACCGTCTTTTACCGTTCCGATGCTACCCGCGAAGCGTTCGTAGAAATGTGTGCGGACAAAGACGTGCAACGGTTAACATTTGATAGTTACCTCTACAAAACCGTTGTTCCAGCGAATCCCCTCGTGCAGATGAAAATTACTGCCAAAACCCTGGGAAGTTTGCTGCGAGGCAGCGCCTTAGCGCCTTAA